From one Lolium rigidum isolate FL_2022 chromosome 4, APGP_CSIRO_Lrig_0.1, whole genome shotgun sequence genomic stretch:
- the LOC124650447 gene encoding histone H4: protein MSGRGKGGKGLGKGGAKRHRKVLRDNIQGITKPAIRRLARRGGVKRISGLIYEETRGVLKVFLENVIRDAVTYTEHAKRKTVTAMDVVYALKRQGRTLYGFGG from the coding sequence ATGTCGGGCCgcggcaagggaggcaagggGCTGGGCAAGGGCGGCGCCAAGCGCCACCGCAAGGTGCTCCGCGACAACATCCAGGGCATCACCAAGCCGGCCATCCGCCGCCTGGCCCGCCGCGGCGGCGTCAAGCGCATCTCCGGTCTGATATACGAGGAGACGCGGGGCGTGCTGAAGGTgttcctcgagaacgtcatcaggGACGCGGTCACCTACACCGAGCACGCCAAGCGGAAGACCGTCACCGCCATGGACGTCGTCTACGCCCTCAAGCGCCAGGGACGCACCCTCTACGGCTTCGGCGGCTAG